AGACGCCACCTTCGTTTACGATACCCTCGAAGATCGCTTGCGCGAATTGGCGTTCTTGAATCGTGCCCTGCGGATCACCCTGATGGATGAACGCACCGGGCAGACCGAGTCGTTCTTCTACGAAGGCGGCATCGGCGAGTATGTCGCCTGGATGAACCGCGATGATTCGCCCGATCATCCGCCGATTTACATTCACAAAGTGGCCGACCGCATGCAGGTCGAAGTCGCCCTGCAATACAGCCAGATCGAAGGCGACCGGGTGCGGGCGTATGCCAATAATGCCTACAATCCCAGCGGGGGAACCCACTTATCCGGTTTCCGGGCCGCGCTCACCCGCACGCTGAATGCCTACGGCGAAAAGGAAAATCTGTTCAAGGGCGACCTGAAGCCCATCGGCGATGACTTCAGCAAGGGACTGACCGCGGTGGTCAGTGTGCAGTTGGCCGAGCCGCAGTTCGAATCGCAGACCAAGGTGCGATTGAACAACCCGGAAGTCGCCGGGGTGGTTTCCAGCGCGGTCAGCGAAGCGCTGAGCAAATATCTGGAAGAAAATCCCAAAGACGCAGGGAAAATCATTCGCCGGGCGATGCTGGCCGCCGAAGAACGCGAAGCGATCGCCAAAGCCCGCGAAGCCCTGCGAAAACGCAAGAACATCCTCAGCAACGGTGGCTTGCCCGGCAAGCTGATGGACTGCACCAGCAAAGGCGATGACTGCGAGCTGTTCCTGGTGGAAGGGGATTCCGCCGGTGGCTCCGCCGAAGGTGGACGCGATCGCAAGTTCCAAGCCGTGTTGCCATTGCGCGGTAAGCCGTTGAATGTCGAAAAGGCCCAGTTGGAGACCATGCTCAAGAACGAAGAAATCGTGAGCATCATCTCCGCCATCGGCATCGACATTGGCAACCCCGAAGATGTCTCGAAAATTCGCTACGGCAAAATCATCATCCTGACCGACGCCGACGTCGACGGTCAGCACATTCGCACGCTGCTGCTGACGTTCTTCTTCCGCCAGATGCGCAAGCTCGTGGAAGCAGGGCACATCTATGTCGCCCGGCCGCCGTTGTTCAAGGTCGTCCACAAGAAGCAAAAGCAGTTTGTGCAAACCAACGAAGCCCTCCACCAAGCCCTGATGGAACGGGGCCGAACCGGAGCGGTGCTGGAAGTGGGCATCGAAGGCGAGCCGCGACTGATTACCGGCGAGACGCTCAATTCGCTGCTGGCGGTGCTCGACGAACTCGAGCATTCGCTTAACGTGTTGGAACGTCGCGGGTTATCGCTGGCAATGTTCCAACCAATGCTGAAGGATCACACGCTGCCGGTGTTCCGCGTGCGATTGGGCGCAGAAGAACATTGGTTCTACACCTCCGCCGAAGTCGATGAATTCCGCAAGCAGAAATCGGCGCAGTTGGGCCGCGAATTGATTATTGCCGATACGTTGCTGTCGCAATTTACGCAGTCGGGGCAATCGGCCACTGGCGGCGATGCGGGCCAAAAGACCGCCACCCCCGCGACACCTGCATCCACCCCGGCACCATCTGCCGATGATGATGTGCAAATGTATCTGCAAGAATTGCAGGAAATCCGCGGCTTGAATCGGGCATTGGCGAAATTCGCCGCCTTGGGATTCGCCTTCGAGGATCTCATCCCCTTGCAGCGCATCGCCGGCCGCGAACCGCCGATTCGGTACCACTTGGTCAACGGCGAACAGCGCAAAGCGATGCCACATCTGCGCGTGCTGACGCATGAAATTCGCCGAATGGGCGAAAAAGGCTGGGCGATCACCCGCTTTAAGGGGCTGGGTGAAATGGACGCCGACGAATTGTGGGATACCACGCTCGACCCCAGCAAGCGGATGCTGCTGCAAGTGTCGTTGGTGGATGCTCAAAAGGCCGACGATATGTTCCGCGTGCTGATGGGTGATGAAGTCGAAGGCCGACGGAAGTTTATCTTCCAGCACGGGATCGACCTGAAAGAATTGGATTACGGCGGCGCGTAAGTCGAATCCTGGTCGTGGGTTCCGATCAACCGATTGGCTGCAATGGGGGCTCTATTTGCGGTCAATCGGTTCTGTTGTCGAGGCTTGCACATTTCAAGGGGCAGCAATGAGCGATTCCCAACCCAACTCGGGGGACCAATCGGTTCCGCCGGGTCAAATGAAGCTGCCGCCGAGCCATGCGCCCACGATTGTGCATTCGGGCGACATGGGCACGTTGCAATCGCCGCCGCCGATCACACCGCCGAATTCGGCCGATGGAACGGGGCCAACCTTGCCGAAGATCCCGGGCTACGAAATCCAAGGGGAACTCGGTCGCGGGGGGATGGGAATCGTCTACAAAGCGGTGCAACCCTCGCTGCGGCGGACGGTTGCGCTCAAAGTGCTGCTCTCGGGTACGCTCGCCAGTCCGCAGGATCGCAAGCGATTCCAACTCGAAGCGGAGTCGGCGGGGTCGTTGATTCATCCGAATATCGTGAATGTGTTTGATTTCGGGGAGATTGACGGCAAGCCATTTTTCTCCATGCAGTATGTCGAGGGGCACTCGCTGGCCGATCGCGTTCGCCGGGGGGCACTCCAACCGATGGAAGCGGCGCGGCTCGTCGCTACGATTGCGCGGGCGCTGGAGTTCGCCCACGAACGTGGGGTGCTGCACCGCGATCTGAAGCCGCATAACATTTTGTTAAATGAAGAAGAGCATCCGTATCTTACGGATTTCGGTTTGGCCCGCCGGGTGGATGAGCCGGGGAAAACGCAAACGGGCACCATTTTGGGCACGCCCGCATATATGCCCCCCGAACAAGCGCAGGCGGATACCAATCTCACCCCCGCGACGGATATTTATTCGTTAGGCGCGGTGTTATATGAATGCATCACCGGGAAGCCGCCATTTGAGGGCGATCACGCCATTGAAATCATCGCGCAGGTGATTGACAACCCCCCGGTTGCGCCGCGAGAAATCAACCCGGAAATCCCCCGCGATCTGGAGACGATTTGCCTGAAGTGCTTGGAGAAAGACCCCTTACAGCGATACGCCAGCGCGGATGAATTGGCCAACGATCTGCAGCGATTCCTCAACGGCGAATCGATCCAAGCCCGCAGTCTGAATCTGATGGAACGCATGGTGCGGGCCATTGAACACGATCGGCTGGATGAAGAATTCGCCAAATATGGGTCGTTATTCTGTTGGTATTCGTTAGTGATGGCGATTCCTGAAGTGATGATTACCTTCATCATTCTGAATGATTTAGATGGCACATTGTTAGCTTTGGTGCAATTTAGTCGGGCGGCGTTATTTGTGATTTTGTTAGCCTGGTATCGCAATTGGAAAATTATTCCACAGACGGCGACGGAGCGGCATCTCTGGTCGGTCTGGGGCGGGTATTTGGTCTGCTGCTTCGTGATTGGCTTTAGCAATCGCATGCTGATGGGGTGGGAAACCAAGGTGGAACCGCGGTTGTACATCAGTCTGGCACCGATGACGGCGTTGGCATTCATTTCGATCGCATCTCGTTTCTGGGGCGGGTTTTACGTCTGTGCGGCTTGCTTCATGCTGCTGCCGGTGGTGATGGTGCAGGATCTCCGCTGGGCCGCATTGGAATTCGGCGCATTGTGGGCGGTGATTCTCTTCACCATCGGGTTACGGCTGCAGAAATTGGCAGCGGCCTATCACGCCCGCTCGCATTCGCAATAACCGCTCCGAGAGAACTTTTTCACGATGTCGCCAGCAGCCGCTTGCATCGGCGGGGCAATCGGTTACGATCGCCTTTTTGTTTGCGACCCGTGAGGTTCTCTCCCATGCTCGGGGCTGTCGCCTACGTTCAAGATCTCAACCCGTTGGGGAATCGTCTGTTCTCCACGGTGATCGCCGCCATGCCGGTGATTGTGCTGTTCTATTTGCTGGTTGTGCGGCGTTGGCTCGCCTCTTGGGCTGGGCTGGCGGGATCGATCACCGCAATCGTGATTGCTTGGACCATCTACGGGATGCCATTGAAAATGGCGTCTTGGTCGTTTGTGCATGGAGCCGTCTTTGGGTTGTTGCCCATCGGTTGGACCGTGTTCAACGCGATGATGATTTACAACCTCACGGTGGTGACGGGGAATTTCGCCATCATCCGCCGTTCGGTGGCCGGATTGTCGGCGGATGCTCGCTGCCAGGCGGTACTCATCGGGTTTGCCTTCGGGGCATTCATGGAAGGGGCGGCCGGCGCGGGGTCGCCGGTGGCCATCTGCGGGGCCATGCTCGTGGGCTTGGGCTTCCAACCGTTCAAAGCCGCGGTGATTTGTTTAATCGCCAACACTTCGCCGGTCGCCTTCGGCGGACTCGCGGTACCCATTCTGACGCTGGGAAATGTGACGGATATTCCCGCCGAAACGCTGTCGGTGATGGCCGGGCATCAATTGCCGTTGATGTCGTGCTTGGTGCCAGCGTACATGATTGTGGTGCTGGCGGGCTTTCGCAAAACGCTGGAAGTCTGGCCGGTGCTGCTGGTGGCGGGCGGATCATTCGGCATCTTCCAATATGTCTGTGCGACCATTCACACGTATGTGCCGGGGTTGGTGCTGTTTCAGATGACCGATATTTGCGGCGGGATTTTCTCGCTGCTCATCACGGCGGCATTCTTGAAATTCTTCTGGCAGCCCCGCCAGATTTGGCACTTTGACCCCGCAGCGATTCCCGCCCCCAGCACGCCGCCAACGTCGCGGCCGCCAGCCGATTCCGCGCATGCTGCTGAAGCTGCGCTCTTGGATCTGCCGCAAACGCCGGATCTGAAGGCCGACGATCCCCCGCTCACCGCCGGGCAGGTGATACGTGCCTGGGCACCCTTTGCCATCATGTCGGTCTGTTTGATTGGCAGCGGATTCATCCGGCAAATCGAATCGACCCAGGGCAAAGTGACGCTGTTTGGTGTGCAAAGCCGCTATGTCGAGCCGGTGCCGACGTTGCACTTGGAAGTCGAGCGGGCCGCGCAGTTGCAAAAGCCGGGATTGGCCGAACCCGAACGCGAAAAAGCCGAATTCAACTTCGCCTGGGTGACGGCCCCGGGAACTCCGGTGCTGCTGGCGACACTGATTTCGATTCCAATTCTCGGGGCGAGTTTTGGCCAAATGCGGGAAGTGATGAGTCGGACGGTTCGGCAAATGAAAGTTCCGATTCCCACCATTGCCTTTATGCTGGGGCTGAGTTACGTCACGAAATATGCCGGGCTGGATGCTACGCTGGGGATTGCCTTTGCGGAAACGGGGAGTCTGTATCCGTTCTTCGCGGCAATGCTCGGATGGTTGGGTGTGTTTTTGACCGGGACTGATGCCGGATCGAACGCCCTGTTCGGTTCGCTGCAAAAGATTACCGCCACGCAAATTCATGCCACGGGAGTGGTGACTCAACTGTCGCTGGAACAGACGCAAATCCTGATCTGCACTGCGAATAGCACCGGCGGCGTGATGGGCAAAATGATCGATGCGCAGAGCATTTGCGTCGCCACGGCGGGCACCAATCAGATCGGCCGCGAGGCAGACATTTTCAAGGCGGTCATTTGGCATAGCGTGGTGCTGGCTGCGGTAATTGGCTTGCTGACGCTGCTGCAAGCGTATGTCTATCCGTTTGTGCTGATGGTTCCGCATCTCTGATCTGGCCATTGGCATAGGCGCAATGCCATCCGCATTGGCGGGGCCTCTTCCCGAATCGGGCCATGGGTGAAACCGCTGGCCCGAGTGCCTACACTAATGATGGGACGACGGCAGCGAATTTCGATTCTTCAGGATGGACCGACGATGCAGAATTTCAGCTTTCAGAATCCGGTGAAACTGCTGTTTGGCAAAGGGCAGATTGCCAACATCGCGGGAGAAATTCCGACGACCGCTCGGGTGTTGATGACCTACGGTGGCGGAAGTATCAAGGCCAACGGGGTTTACGATCAGGTGAAAGCGGCATTGGCGCAGCACACGCTGATGGAATTCGGTGGAATCGAGCCGAATCCCCGCTATGAGACGTTGATGAAAGCGGTGGAGTTGGCCCGCGCGGAGAAGTTGGATTATCTGCTGGCGGTGGGCGGCGGTTCGGTGCTGGACGGCACGAAATTCATTGCCGCCGCGATTCCGTTCGTTGGCGAACCCTGGGATATTCTGTCGAAGGCGGCACCGATCACGTCGGCAGTTCCTCTGGCCTCGGTGCTGACACTCCCCGCAACCGGTTCCGAAATGAACACTTTCGCGGTGATTAGCCGCAACAGCACGCACGAGAAGCTGGCGTTCGGGCATCCGTTGGTCTATCCGAAGTTTTCGGTGCTCGATCCGGAGACGACGTTCACGCTGCCGCCGCGACAAATCGCCAACGGGGTGGTGGATGCGTTCACGCATACGATGGAACAGTATCTTACCTATCCCGCCGATGCACCGCTGCAAGATCGCTTCGCGGAATCGATTCTCAAAACGCTGATTGAAGAAGGGCCGAAGACGCTGGCCAACCCGACCGATTACACGTCGCGGGCGAATTTCATGTGGTGTGCCACCATGGCGCTCAACGGCATCATTGGCTGCGGCGTGCCCCAAGATTGGGCAACGCACATGATTGGCCACGAGTTGACCGCGCTGCACGAAATCGATCACGCTCGCACGTTGGCGATTGTGTTGCCCAGCATCATGCACGTCAAGCGGGACACCAAACAGGGCAAGCTGCTGCAATATGCTGAACGCGTGTGGGATATTCGCACGGGCACCGACGCCGAGCGAATTGATGCCGCGATTGCCGCCACGCGCAAGTTCTTTGAATCGATGGGGTTACCGACGCGGTTGAACGCCTACAACGTGGGCGAAGAAGTCGCGGGCATTGTGGCCGATCGGCTTAGCAGTCGGGGCGAAGTGGCACTGGGCGAGCATAAGGACATCACCGCGCAAACTGTACGGGATATTCTTCGTATGAGCATATGATTAAGCGGCATAGCGGGGTAACGCCTCGCGGATGTCCGGCGATTCGAGCAGCCGCGTTTCATGGAAGCGCTGGCCGGTCGAATCGTAAAACAAAATCCGATTTTCATCCGCTGTCCACAGGGCCGAGGTTTGCAACAACCTCGGTCCTTCGACGTGGTAGACCACGCCCGTGATCCGTGTCCCACGATAAATCGGCGCCCCGAAGAACGGCGTTTGGGCCGGATCGAGGTGATCCCGTCCGCACAGCGTTTGGCGAACATATTCGATCAATTCGGATAACTTGGGCAGCGACATCACCGGTTCCAACCGACACCCCCAACCTTGCAAGTGGCCATCCGTTGCGTGTGCCGGTCTGGTATCGACCGGGGCAGGGGGGGAGGCACGGGGGATTTCGGTGGCTGGGGCAATCTCGGCTGGTAACTTGGGTGGGGTTTACCAGTTTTGCGTCTGCCGTAGGGCTTCGTACAAAACGATGCCCGCGGAGGTCGCCAGATTCAGTGAGCGCACCGCATCGGTCGTCATCGGGATGTCAATCATGCGGTCGGCATAGCGTTCGCGGATGGTCATCGGCAGCCCCCGAGATTCATTGCCGAACAATAGACAATCCCCATCTCGAAACGTCGCCTGGGTATACCGACGAGGAGCGGGATTCTCCACCAGCCATAATTGCGTTGGATCGATGATCGCTTCAAAATCGGCAAAGGTGGCGTGCATGACGACATCCACCGCCGGCCAATAGTCACAACCGGCCCGCTTCAGCGCGCGATCGTCGAGCCGGAAGCCCAAACTGCCAATCAGATGCAGTCGCGTTGCGGTGGCGGCACACATCCGCGCGATGTTCCCCGTATTGGGTGGGATTTCCGGCTCCCACAAAGCAATGTGTAACATCGGTGTGATCGTTCCTGTCTGCAAACTCGTCAGGACTGCTGCGATGCTTCTCACCGTATCACTCTGGTGGTTTTTTTCACCCTCAGTCGCTCAGGTTCCCGTGCGGAACGGGGGTTTTGCCGGGACAATAGGATATGGCCTGGAAGACCGTTCATGATCGGAGATCACCCGCATGGCCATCGCCGAGCGACTACCCCTTTCATCTGCGAATCCCTCCGCTGAGCCGCCGGTTAATCTCCGGTTGGATCTGCATGGCAGTACGCTATTCGGCGGTGCCTTGTTGGTATCGGCGTGCCTGGTGGGCAGCTTGTTGGCTCCCAGTCTGGGCGGGCACTGGTTTGGGGCACCCGGCGAATGGCTGGCGTCGCGAATCCTCGGCTGTCTGGGCGTGGCCACTGCGGCGATGATGCTGGCATGGTGGATGCTCGCTGGCTATCGCTTGGCGGGCATGCGACGCCCCGTCTGGATGAAGCAGATGTTCGGCTGGCTGTTGGTGATTACCGCCAGCAGTATCACTGCCGATTGCATCTGGCCATCCACCAGCACCGGCCAACTCGGTGGCGGCGGGACGATCGGCTCGGCACTGCGCTGCTGGCTGGTCTCCAAAGTCGCGTTCGGCGGCATGCATGTGGCGCATTTGCTGCTGCTCATTGCGGGGCTGTCGATTGTCGCGCGGTCGCTGATGCAATGGTTGCTGCGAACGACTGTGATGCTGACGATCTGGACCGCGATGGTGATGAATCGCGTTGTGCGGATCTTGGTGCGAATGCTGGTGCAGGTGGTCACCTACCCCGTGCGATTGGGGCGACATTGGCTGCCGCTGAGCAAGCCGGCCACCGCCCCGACTCCCGCGACATCCACGACTGTGACTCCCACCGCTTCGGCGACAGCGACGGCTCCATCGGCGACATCATCCACGACGGCACCAGCGATGCCACCACGTCCGCCGCGTCGTCCGATCGAGCCAAAGTTCCAGCCGATGAATCTGTTCCCGACAGCATCGCCGGAGAAGCCAACGGAGCAGGGAGAGATTACGGAGTTGCATGCGGAAGCGCTGCCGCCGACCGATCCGGCACGAATCCCGATTCATCATCACTCCGCGCCGAAGATTCCGACGGATGCCGAAGCGACGGTCGAGGCGAGTCGGCCGTTCGAGTTGCCGCCGTTGAATATGCTCGACGATGCCGAGCCGTTCCCGGTCGAGGAACTTGATTCCGTCCTGCGAGAACGAGCCGCCGTGCTGGAGCAATCCTTCACCGACTTCGGCCTGAATATCCGCGTGGTTGGCATTCATACTGGCCCAGTGATTACGCAATTTGAAGTGGCGCTGGAAACTGGCTTGCGCGTCGCCAAAGTGATGGCGCTGGCAGACGATTTGGCCCGCTGCCTGCAAGTGCCGAGTGTGCGCATTGTCGCCTCGCTGCCCGGCAAGAACACCGTCGGCATCGAAGTGCCCAATAGCCGGCGTGCCGTGGTGCGCTTGAAGGAATTGATTCTCGCTTCCGAGGTGAAGGCGGCGAAGGCGAAATTGCCGTTGTTTTTGGGCAAAGACAACGAAGGCAAGCCGTTGGTCTACGATCTTGCGGACATGCCACACTTGCTGATCGCCGGTCGAACCGGGACCGGGAAGTCGGTCTGCTTGAACTCGCTGATTACCAGCCTGCTCATGACGCGTAGCCCCGACGAAGTGCGGATGATTATGATCGATCCCAAGATGCTCGAAATGAACGAGTACGGGAAGATTCCGCACCTGATGATGCCCATTGTGGTCGACATGAAGAAGGCCGAGGCAGTGCTGAATTGGGCGGTCGAAAAGATGGACGACCGCTACGAAATTCTGGCCCGTGCCCGCGTGCGCAACATCGCTTCCTACAACGAGTTATCGCACGATGAAATTCTGGCCCGTGTGCAACCTGCCGACGATGCGGAACGCAAACGCGCCCCGGCCAAGATGCCGTACATCGTCATCATCATCGACGAAATGGCCGAACTGATGATGATGATGAAAAAAGAGGTCGAAGGGCACATCATCCGCCTGGCTCAGAAATCCCGAGCGGCGGGGATTCACCTGGTGGTCGCCACGCAACGCCCCACGGTGGATGTCGTGACGGGGTTGATTAAGTCGAACCTGCCCAGCCGCATCGCCTTCCAAGTCACTAGCCGAACCGATTCGGTGGTGGTGCTCGACGAAAAGGGCGCTGAAAAGCTGCTGGGCAAGGGGGATATGCTGTTTTTGGCCCCCGGCACCAGCACCCTGGCGCGTGCCCAAGGGACGTACCTCAGCGATCAGGAAATTACGCGGATTGTCGAGCATATCCAAGTCGATAAGCCGAACTTTGAAATGGAATTGCTGACGCTGAAAACCTCGGGCGAACAGGGCGATCCCGGCGAAGGGGCATCGTTCATGGAACGGGTGCGGGCTCGCGATCCGCTGTACGAACAAGCGATCGAGATTGTCATCCGCGAACAACGGGGCAGCACCTCCCTGCTGCAACGGGCGATGGGCATTGGTTACGGTCG
This DNA window, taken from Tuwongella immobilis, encodes the following:
- a CDS encoding tRNA (cytidine(34)-2'-O)-methyltransferase, with product MLHIALWEPEIPPNTGNIARMCAATATRLHLIGSLGFRLDDRALKRAGCDYWPAVDVVMHATFADFEAIIDPTQLWLVENPAPRRYTQATFRDGDCLLFGNESRGLPMTIRERYADRMIDIPMTTDAVRSLNLATSAGIVLYEALRQTQNW
- a CDS encoding DNA gyrase/topoisomerase IV subunit B — encoded protein: MTPASTPEPDTAVADAEARNRGGEYTQDSVQVLRDAAHIRKRPGNYIPDTGSRGLHHLVYELVYNSVDEALAGFCKTITVTIHLDGTLSVRDDGRGIPVEMHPGEGRPTLEVVLTTVGAGGKFDNNAYKVSAGLHGMGAKAVTALSAWTEAQVRRDGRTYVQEYEAGRAVTTVRDIGAADHTGTKITFRPDPEIFKDATFVYDTLEDRLRELAFLNRALRITLMDERTGQTESFFYEGGIGEYVAWMNRDDSPDHPPIYIHKVADRMQVEVALQYSQIEGDRVRAYANNAYNPSGGTHLSGFRAALTRTLNAYGEKENLFKGDLKPIGDDFSKGLTAVVSVQLAEPQFESQTKVRLNNPEVAGVVSSAVSEALSKYLEENPKDAGKIIRRAMLAAEEREAIAKAREALRKRKNILSNGGLPGKLMDCTSKGDDCELFLVEGDSAGGSAEGGRDRKFQAVLPLRGKPLNVEKAQLETMLKNEEIVSIISAIGIDIGNPEDVSKIRYGKIIILTDADVDGQHIRTLLLTFFFRQMRKLVEAGHIYVARPPLFKVVHKKQKQFVQTNEALHQALMERGRTGAVLEVGIEGEPRLITGETLNSLLAVLDELEHSLNVLERRGLSLAMFQPMLKDHTLPVFRVRLGAEEHWFYTSAEVDEFRKQKSAQLGRELIIADTLLSQFTQSGQSATGGDAGQKTATPATPASTPAPSADDDVQMYLQELQEIRGLNRALAKFAALGFAFEDLIPLQRIAGREPPIRYHLVNGEQRKAMPHLRVLTHEIRRMGEKGWAITRFKGLGEMDADELWDTTLDPSKRMLLQVSLVDAQKADDMFRVLMGDEVEGRRKFIFQHGIDLKELDYGGA
- a CDS encoding L-lactate permease; this encodes MLGAVAYVQDLNPLGNRLFSTVIAAMPVIVLFYLLVVRRWLASWAGLAGSITAIVIAWTIYGMPLKMASWSFVHGAVFGLLPIGWTVFNAMMIYNLTVVTGNFAIIRRSVAGLSADARCQAVLIGFAFGAFMEGAAGAGSPVAICGAMLVGLGFQPFKAAVICLIANTSPVAFGGLAVPILTLGNVTDIPAETLSVMAGHQLPLMSCLVPAYMIVVLAGFRKTLEVWPVLLVAGGSFGIFQYVCATIHTYVPGLVLFQMTDICGGIFSLLITAAFLKFFWQPRQIWHFDPAAIPAPSTPPTSRPPADSAHAAEAALLDLPQTPDLKADDPPLTAGQVIRAWAPFAIMSVCLIGSGFIRQIESTQGKVTLFGVQSRYVEPVPTLHLEVERAAQLQKPGLAEPEREKAEFNFAWVTAPGTPVLLATLISIPILGASFGQMREVMSRTVRQMKVPIPTIAFMLGLSYVTKYAGLDATLGIAFAETGSLYPFFAAMLGWLGVFLTGTDAGSNALFGSLQKITATQIHATGVVTQLSLEQTQILICTANSTGGVMGKMIDAQSICVATAGTNQIGREADIFKAVIWHSVVLAAVIGLLTLLQAYVYPFVLMVPHL
- a CDS encoding DNA translocase FtsK, giving the protein MAIAERLPLSSANPSAEPPVNLRLDLHGSTLFGGALLVSACLVGSLLAPSLGGHWFGAPGEWLASRILGCLGVATAAMMLAWWMLAGYRLAGMRRPVWMKQMFGWLLVITASSITADCIWPSTSTGQLGGGGTIGSALRCWLVSKVAFGGMHVAHLLLLIAGLSIVARSLMQWLLRTTVMLTIWTAMVMNRVVRILVRMLVQVVTYPVRLGRHWLPLSKPATAPTPATSTTVTPTASATATAPSATSSTTAPAMPPRPPRRPIEPKFQPMNLFPTASPEKPTEQGEITELHAEALPPTDPARIPIHHHSAPKIPTDAEATVEASRPFELPPLNMLDDAEPFPVEELDSVLRERAAVLEQSFTDFGLNIRVVGIHTGPVITQFEVALETGLRVAKVMALADDLARCLQVPSVRIVASLPGKNTVGIEVPNSRRAVVRLKELILASEVKAAKAKLPLFLGKDNEGKPLVYDLADMPHLLIAGRTGTGKSVCLNSLITSLLMTRSPDEVRMIMIDPKMLEMNEYGKIPHLMMPIVVDMKKAEAVLNWAVEKMDDRYEILARARVRNIASYNELSHDEILARVQPADDAERKRAPAKMPYIVIIIDEMAELMMMMKKEVEGHIIRLAQKSRAAGIHLVVATQRPTVDVVTGLIKSNLPSRIAFQVTSRTDSVVVLDEKGAEKLLGKGDMLFLAPGTSTLARAQGTYLSDQEITRIVEHIQVDKPNFEMELLTLKTSGEQGDPGEGASFMERVRARDPLYEQAIEIVIREQRGSTSLLQRAMGIGYGRAARLIDFMAEDGIVGNYNGSQAREVTYKPDEWEAIRTGNHP
- a CDS encoding iron-containing alcohol dehydrogenase, with protein sequence MQNFSFQNPVKLLFGKGQIANIAGEIPTTARVLMTYGGGSIKANGVYDQVKAALAQHTLMEFGGIEPNPRYETLMKAVELARAEKLDYLLAVGGGSVLDGTKFIAAAIPFVGEPWDILSKAAPITSAVPLASVLTLPATGSEMNTFAVISRNSTHEKLAFGHPLVYPKFSVLDPETTFTLPPRQIANGVVDAFTHTMEQYLTYPADAPLQDRFAESILKTLIEEGPKTLANPTDYTSRANFMWCATMALNGIIGCGVPQDWATHMIGHELTALHEIDHARTLAIVLPSIMHVKRDTKQGKLLQYAERVWDIRTGTDAERIDAAIAATRKFFESMGLPTRLNAYNVGEEVAGIVADRLSSRGEVALGEHKDITAQTVRDILRMSI
- a CDS encoding serine/threonine protein kinase — encoded protein: MSDSQPNSGDQSVPPGQMKLPPSHAPTIVHSGDMGTLQSPPPITPPNSADGTGPTLPKIPGYEIQGELGRGGMGIVYKAVQPSLRRTVALKVLLSGTLASPQDRKRFQLEAESAGSLIHPNIVNVFDFGEIDGKPFFSMQYVEGHSLADRVRRGALQPMEAARLVATIARALEFAHERGVLHRDLKPHNILLNEEEHPYLTDFGLARRVDEPGKTQTGTILGTPAYMPPEQAQADTNLTPATDIYSLGAVLYECITGKPPFEGDHAIEIIAQVIDNPPVAPREINPEIPRDLETICLKCLEKDPLQRYASADELANDLQRFLNGESIQARSLNLMERMVRAIEHDRLDEEFAKYGSLFCWYSLVMAIPEVMITFIILNDLDGTLLALVQFSRAALFVILLAWYRNWKIIPQTATERHLWSVWGGYLVCCFVIGFSNRMLMGWETKVEPRLYISLAPMTALAFISIASRFWGGFYVCAACFMLLPVVMVQDLRWAALEFGALWAVILFTIGLRLQKLAAAYHARSHSQ